In Streptomyces sp. NBC_00704, a genomic segment contains:
- a CDS encoding IclR family transcriptional regulator, whose protein sequence is MSAVETGGGAQVKSAVRTVELLEYFAGRPGMHSLASVQEAVGYPKSSLYMLLRTLVDLGWVETDATGTRYGIGVRALLVGTSYIDGDEVVAAARPTLDRLSDDTTETIHLARLDGTNVVYLATRQSQHYLRPFTRVGRRLPAHSTSLGKALLSTYSDEQVRKMLPESLPALTEHTITDREKLIEELHQIREQGFSVDREENTLGLRCFGVAIPYRTPARDAISCSVPVARLTPAHEQMVKDALFDARDRLTLATRRL, encoded by the coding sequence ATGTCGGCTGTCGAGACGGGGGGCGGAGCGCAGGTCAAGTCCGCGGTGCGGACGGTTGAGCTGCTGGAATACTTCGCCGGCCGCCCCGGAATGCACTCCCTCGCGTCGGTCCAGGAGGCCGTCGGGTACCCCAAGTCGAGCCTCTACATGCTGCTGCGCACCCTGGTGGATCTGGGCTGGGTGGAGACGGACGCGACGGGCACGCGCTACGGCATCGGAGTGCGCGCGCTGCTCGTCGGCACCTCCTACATCGACGGCGACGAGGTGGTCGCGGCCGCCCGCCCGACCCTGGACCGGCTCTCGGACGACACCACCGAGACCATCCACCTGGCCCGGCTCGACGGGACCAACGTCGTCTACCTCGCCACCCGCCAGTCGCAGCACTATCTGCGCCCCTTCACCCGGGTCGGCCGCCGGCTGCCCGCGCACTCCACCTCGCTCGGCAAGGCGCTGCTGAGCACCTACTCCGACGAGCAGGTCCGCAAGATGCTGCCGGAGTCGCTGCCCGCGCTCACCGAGCACACCATCACGGACCGCGAGAAGCTCATCGAGGAGCTGCACCAGATCCGCGAGCAGGGCTTCTCGGTGGACCGCGAGGAGAACACGCTGGGGCTGCGCTGCTTCGGCGTGGCCATCCCGTACCGCACGCCGGCCAGGGACGCGATCAGCTGCTCGGTGCCGGTGGCGCGGCTCACGCCCGCCCACGAGCAGATGGTCAAGGACGCGCTGTTCGACGCGCGCGACCGCCTCACGCTGGCCACCCGGCGGCTGTGA
- a CDS encoding GNAT family N-acetyltransferase: MPIALRRVHDSDLPVFFRQMNDPESLVMAAFTPKDPADRDAFDAHWRRVRASSDVPRTILADGDVVGSAAVYGPPGEREVTYWVDRAYWGRGIATQALSALLAEVPERPLFARAAADNAGSLRVLEKCGFRPTARAVGFANARGRDTEEIVLRLES; this comes from the coding sequence ATGCCGATCGCCCTGCGCCGGGTCCACGACAGCGATCTGCCGGTGTTCTTCCGGCAGATGAACGACCCCGAGTCCCTCGTGATGGCCGCCTTCACCCCGAAGGACCCGGCCGACCGGGACGCCTTCGACGCCCACTGGCGGCGCGTGCGCGCCTCGTCCGACGTGCCGCGCACGATCCTCGCCGACGGTGACGTCGTCGGCAGCGCGGCGGTCTACGGGCCGCCCGGCGAACGCGAGGTGACCTACTGGGTGGACCGGGCGTACTGGGGCCGGGGCATCGCCACCCAGGCCCTGTCGGCCCTGCTCGCCGAGGTCCCGGAGCGCCCGCTGTTCGCGCGGGCGGCGGCCGACAACGCCGGTTCGCTGCGCGTCCTGGAGAAGTGCGGATTCCGGCCCACCGCCCGGGCCGTCGGCTTCGCGAACGCGCGCGGCCGGGACACCGAGGAGATCGTGCTGCGGCTGGAGAGCTGA
- a CDS encoding penicillin-binding transpeptidase domain-containing protein has translation MNKTIRRASVFALLLVFALLLRATWVQFYEGRALADDKGNRRNAIETYAEPLGNIVVAGKAVTGSAATSGGDLRYKRTYTDGGLYAAVTGYASQAYAPTQLEGIYADVLNGTDTRLKTVLDTVTNQRADPGDVITTIDPRVQKAGYDALGGKKGAAVAIDPKTGQILAVVSTPSYDPSSLTDAGTAGPAWKKLTSDPDKPLVNRALRQPLAPGSTFKLVVAAAALEDGLYTSVDVKTDSEDPYTLPGTRTPLKNENASAPCTDATIRVALQYSCNNVFAHMAVQLGQDKLKAMADRFGFDDDSLDVPVRAYASVYPSGMDESSTALTGIGQFDVTATPLQMAMVSAAIADDGELVSPHMVAQVTDGGGNVLKDYDDDASRTRIVSSATAEQLRSAMRTVVEKGTGTNALIDGVTVGGKTGTAQNGENNSKAPYAWFTSYGTSDSSGEQVAVAVVVEQSDAARSEVSGNGLAAPVAKAMMRAALRK, from the coding sequence ATGAACAAGACGATCAGGCGCGCGTCGGTCTTCGCGCTGCTGCTGGTGTTCGCCCTGCTGCTCCGGGCGACCTGGGTGCAGTTCTACGAAGGCCGGGCGCTCGCGGACGACAAGGGCAACCGGCGCAACGCGATCGAGACGTACGCGGAGCCGCTCGGGAACATCGTGGTGGCCGGAAAGGCGGTCACCGGCTCGGCGGCCACCTCGGGCGGCGACCTCAGGTACAAGCGCACGTACACGGACGGCGGGCTGTACGCGGCGGTCACCGGGTACGCCTCGCAGGCCTATGCGCCGACCCAGCTGGAGGGGATCTACGCCGACGTCCTCAACGGCACGGACACCCGGCTGAAGACGGTGCTGGACACGGTCACGAACCAGCGCGCCGATCCGGGTGACGTGATCACGACCATCGACCCCCGGGTGCAGAAGGCGGGGTACGACGCCCTCGGCGGCAAGAAGGGCGCGGCCGTGGCCATCGACCCGAAGACGGGGCAGATCCTCGCCGTCGTGTCGACGCCGTCGTACGACCCCTCGTCGCTGACCGACGCGGGCACCGCCGGGCCGGCCTGGAAGAAGCTGACGTCGGACCCCGACAAGCCTCTCGTCAACCGGGCCCTGCGGCAGCCGCTGGCCCCGGGCTCCACGTTCAAGCTGGTGGTGGCCGCGGCCGCGCTGGAGGACGGCCTGTACACGTCGGTCGACGTGAAGACCGACAGCGAGGACCCGTACACGCTGCCGGGCACACGGACGCCCCTGAAGAACGAGAACGCCTCCGCGCCCTGCACGGACGCCACGATCCGGGTCGCGTTGCAGTACTCCTGCAACAACGTCTTCGCGCACATGGCGGTCCAGCTCGGCCAGGACAAGCTGAAGGCGATGGCCGACCGGTTCGGTTTCGACGACGACAGCCTGGACGTCCCGGTGCGGGCGTACGCGAGCGTGTACCCGTCCGGCATGGACGAGTCGTCCACGGCGCTGACCGGCATCGGGCAGTTCGACGTGACGGCGACCCCGCTCCAGATGGCCATGGTGTCGGCCGCGATCGCCGACGACGGCGAGCTGGTCTCGCCGCACATGGTCGCGCAGGTCACCGACGGCGGCGGGAACGTGCTGAAGGACTACGACGACGACGCGTCGCGCACGCGGATCGTCAGCTCCGCCACCGCGGAGCAACTGCGGTCGGCGATGCGGACGGTCGTCGAGAAGGGCACGGGCACGAACGCGCTCATCGACGGCGTCACCGTCGGCGGCAAGACGGGCACGGCTCAGAACGGCGAGAACAACAGCAAGGCCCCCTACGCCTGGTTCACCTCGTACGGCACGTCCGACTCCTCGGGCGAGCAGGTCGCCGTGGCGGTCGTGGTCGAGCAGTCGGACGCCGCGCGCTCCGAGGTCAGCGGCAACGGGCTGGCCGCGCCCGTCGCGAAGGCCATGATGCGGGCGGCGCTGAGGAAGTAG
- a CDS encoding SigE family RNA polymerase sigma factor, which produces MGTVVDDAASVEFHAFFDRHYAELSRLAHLLTGEADAADDLAADALLALWHRWDRVRAADHPVAYARGVVANLARTRIRSAVRERRRVALFWSQREERTENPDVAGVVDVQSALRGLPFRKRACVVLRHAFDLSEKDTALALGVSVGTVKSQTSKGMAELQKLLGGKGRALKVPAMVRTGEASASGRDR; this is translated from the coding sequence GTGGGCACAGTCGTCGACGACGCCGCCTCGGTGGAGTTCCACGCCTTCTTCGACCGCCACTACGCCGAACTGTCGCGCCTGGCCCACCTCCTGACCGGGGAGGCCGACGCGGCCGACGACCTGGCGGCGGACGCGCTCCTCGCGCTGTGGCACCGCTGGGACCGGGTGCGGGCGGCCGACCATCCGGTGGCCTACGCCCGCGGCGTCGTCGCCAACCTCGCCCGCACCCGCATCCGCAGCGCGGTGCGCGAGCGGCGCAGGGTCGCGCTGTTCTGGTCGCAACGGGAGGAGAGGACGGAGAACCCGGACGTCGCCGGCGTCGTGGACGTGCAGTCGGCGCTGCGTGGACTCCCGTTCCGCAAACGGGCCTGTGTGGTGCTGCGGCACGCCTTCGACCTCTCGGAGAAGGACACGGCGCTCGCCCTCGGGGTCTCGGTCGGTACGGTGAAGAGCCAGACCTCCAAGGGGATGGCCGAGCTGCAGAAGCTGCTCGGCGGCAAGGGAAGAGCGCTCAAGGTGCCCGCCATGGTGCGCACCGGTGAGGCCTCGGCCTCGGGAAGGGACCGATGA
- a CDS encoding HAD family acid phosphatase — MHKPLRIAAAAAACAVAGAALYGAGAATAHQSTADSTHEPYNIGLLVKDIDTYYGTAADADGVYQASPASPYAKDLASIDKAARKYIDQAARKAVRGHHRPAVVFDIDDTLLLSLDYEKRYNYTYNSASWAAYVNKADRPAVFGSPELVRYAEKKGVEVFYNSGLNEAQRAAAVENLKKVGADVNLDAGHMFLKNAAAPPSYLSACATPGTWTCTTVQYKAGTRKHIEDDLGYDIIANFGDQYSDLDGGHADRGYKLPNPTYFVG; from the coding sequence GCCGTCGCCGGCGCCGCCCTGTACGGCGCCGGTGCGGCCACGGCCCACCAGTCCACGGCCGACTCCACGCACGAGCCCTACAACATCGGGCTCCTGGTGAAGGACATCGACACCTACTACGGCACCGCGGCGGACGCCGACGGCGTGTACCAGGCGTCGCCGGCGAGCCCGTACGCCAAGGACCTCGCGAGCATCGACAAGGCCGCGCGGAAGTACATCGACCAGGCCGCCCGCAAGGCGGTCCGGGGGCACCACCGGCCCGCGGTCGTCTTCGACATCGACGACACGCTGCTGCTCAGCCTCGACTACGAGAAGAGGTACAACTACACCTACAACTCCGCCAGTTGGGCGGCCTACGTGAACAAGGCCGACCGCCCGGCCGTCTTCGGCAGCCCCGAGCTGGTGCGGTACGCGGAGAAGAAGGGCGTCGAGGTCTTCTACAACTCGGGCCTCAACGAGGCGCAGCGCGCCGCCGCCGTCGAGAACCTGAAGAAGGTCGGCGCCGACGTCAACCTGGACGCCGGCCACATGTTCCTCAAGAACGCGGCCGCGCCGCCGTCCTACCTGAGCGCCTGCGCCACCCCGGGCACCTGGACCTGCACCACCGTCCAGTACAAGGCCGGCACCCGCAAGCACATCGAGGACGACCTCGGGTACGACATCATCGCCAACTTCGGCGACCAGTACTCCGACCTCGACGGCGGCCACGCCGACCGCGGGTACAAGCTGCCGAACCCGACGTACTTCGTCGGCTGA